In Henningerozyma blattae CBS 6284 chromosome 6, complete genome, the following are encoded in one genomic region:
- the TRX3 gene encoding Trx3p (similar to Saccharomyces cerevisiae TRX3 (YCR083W); ancestral locus Anc_6.359), with the protein MQNENVELYKKAIKGSDYYYLVIHQQNFPPSVVCEPKSIFRATNKQPKLLNIIMFKTSIRTAAPRTFSPLRFTHNSQYFKRLQSSYSKIKKISNIEEYNKQLGSTNLSVFDFYATWCGPCKAMAPHLSKMVETYSEPKKVNFFKIDIDENPEIARAANITAVPTFVLNKNNQNVDTIVGADPNKLQKSIDSNA; encoded by the coding sequence ATGCAAAATGAAAACGTAGAGCTATATAAAAAAGCAATAAAAGGGAGTGACTATTATTACCTTGTGATACACCAACAAAATTTTCCCCCTTCAGTAGTTTGTGAGCCAAAGAGCATATTCAGAGCTACCAACAAACAGCCAaaactattaaatataatcatGTTTAAGACATCTATCAGAACTGCCGCTCCAAGAACTTTCTCGCCATTAAGGTTCACACACAATTcccaatattttaaaagacTTCAATCGTCTTATTctaaaataaagaaaatttcaaacattgaagaatataataaacaGTTAGGCAGTACTAATTTGTCGGTATTTGATTTCTATGCTACGTGGTGTGGACCATGCAAAGCTATGGCTCCACATCTTTCTAAAATGGTAGAAACCTATAGTGAACCCAAAAAggttaatttcttcaagaTTGACATCGATGAGAACCCTGAAATTGCAAGAGCAGCAAATATTACTGCTGTGCCAACTTTTGTGCTAAACAAGAACAATCAAAACGTTGATACAATAGTTGGTGCTGATCCAAATAAATTGCAAAAATCAATAGATTCGAATGCATAG